One part of the Brachyspira sp. SAP_772 genome encodes these proteins:
- a CDS encoding MarR family winged helix-turn-helix transcriptional regulator, whose translation MKEEELKKHIDIIYNHWYEANRFYHIWAKQYGITDLTLFTLGLIYYSKECPQNMVTEKLCIPKQTCCSLLNGLEKKGYITRKVNIKDKRNKIISLTKKGIKFAEPILEKLEKLDTDMLASLRDEDIVKYTDCLKELIKFMENYFKD comes from the coding sequence ATGAAAGAAGAAGAGTTAAAGAAGCATATAGACATTATATATAACCATTGGTATGAAGCTAATAGGTTTTATCATATATGGGCAAAACAGTATGGCATAACAGATTTAACTTTGTTTACATTAGGGCTAATTTATTATAGTAAAGAATGTCCGCAGAATATGGTTACAGAGAAATTGTGCATACCAAAGCAAACGTGTTGTTCTCTTCTTAATGGGCTTGAGAAAAAGGGATACATTACAAGAAAGGTTAATATTAAAGATAAAAGAAACAAAATTATTAGTCTCACTAAGAAGGGTATTAAGTTTGCTGAGCCTATATTAGAAAAACTTGAAAAGCTTGATACAGATATGCTTGCTTCTTTAAGAGATGAAGATATAGTAAAGTATACAGATTGTCTGAAAGAGCTAATTAAGTTTATGGAGAATTATTTTAAAGATTGA